The following coding sequences are from one Coffea arabica cultivar ET-39 chromosome 11e, Coffea Arabica ET-39 HiFi, whole genome shotgun sequence window:
- the LOC140021636 gene encoding uncharacterized protein yields MEKKRLRAKCKLSCQWFVYASAETALGTDDLVVKSMNNVHTNCNHAWENKIISAKWLANKYMERFRCNIKMPPRMLRQIVYDDFKAKISTWVAYNARAIAKKEIQGNAKQQYKDIWRYCAEIKRTHPNTTMEVMFTPFRQPGCNLKFIRLYCYLRPLKQGFKDGCRPIIGVDGCHIKAEYRGQLLTAIGVDPNNGWWAIAWALVERKATEQWKWFFELLKNDLQIENGYSYTFISDQQKGLDRALSEVLPNSEHRYYVQHLYNNFKKKHRGFALKTKLWNIAASTTEKLLKKAIEDLKKFDKEAYEWVKKAPHPSHWCKTFFSEHTRCDMLVNNLCESFNGHILEVRQQSIITVFETIRVFLIERIFLMQRRRTTM; encoded by the exons atggaaaaaaaaaggcttaGAGCAAAATGCAAGCTTTCTTGCCAATGGTTTGTTTATGCATCAGCTGAGACTGCTCTTGGGACAGATGATTTGGTTGTTAAGAGCATGAATAATGTGCACACAAACTGCAATCATGCATGGGAGAACAAGATTATTTCTGCGAAGTGGCttgcaaacaagtacatggaAAGGTTTAGATGCAATATTAAAATGCCTCCAAGAATGTTAAGACAAATAGTTTACGATGACTTCAAAGCAAAAATTTCAACATGGGTGGCAtacaatgcaagggcaattgcTAAAAAGGAGATTCAAGGGAATGCAAAACAGCAATATAAGGATATATGGAGATATTGTGCAGAAATTAAGAGGACACACCCAAATACCACAATGGAAGTTATGTTTACTCCCTTCAGACAACCTGGTTGCAACCTAAAGTTCATAAGACTTTATTGCTATTTGAGACCATTAAAACAAGGCTTTAAGGACGGTTGTAGGCCCATTATTGGGGTTGATGGATGCCACATAAAGGCTGAATATCGTGGTCAACTATTGACTGCTATTGGAGTAGATCCCAACAATGGATGGTGGGCAATTGCCTGGGCACTCGTTGAGAGGAAAGCAACTGAACAGTGGAAATGGTTTTTTGAGCTGCTGAAGAATGACTTGCAGATTGAAAATGGGTATAGCTACACCTTTATTTCTGATCAGCAGAAG GGTCTTGACCGAGCATTGTCTGAGGTACTACCAAACAGTGAGCATAGATACTATGTGCAACACCTTTATAACAACTTCAAGAAAAAACATCGCGGATTTGCCCTGAAGACAAAACTATGGAACATTGCAGCAAGTACTACTGAGAAACTACTCAAGAAAGCAATTGAAGATCTGAAAAAATTTGACAAGGAAGCATATGAATGGGTGAAGAAAGCACCACATCCCAGTCATTGGTGTAAGACTTTTTTTTCGGAACATACTCGATGCGATATGCTGGTTAATAATCTGTGTGAAAGTTTTAATGGTCATATCCTTGAAGTTAGGCAGCAGTCAATTATCACAGTGTTTGAGACCATTAGGGTATTTCTAATAGAGAGGATATTTCTAATGCAGAGAAGGAGAACTACAATGTGA